ATCataattagtttaaatttattttttatgttccTTCTAATCAAGAGAATTTATAAGAGTTGCATCCACAAAGCTATTGTGAAGAgcaaaattgttaaaaaaacactttaaaaaaaattcaaattcttaAAAAAGACAAATGTACCATATCGAAGTAAGAAAATGTTAAAAGCAAAAAATACAAACTCAATAATTTGTATGTTTACATAAGAGAATGTACTAACATAATGTTAAACTGACAATTGAATGCAAACCATCGTTTTCAAggagatgaaaaaaaaaaaaaaactgtttAAAGCAGTGAACagagtaaaataaataatacagtTCAATACACTCTTATAATCCAGTATCCACCATCTATTACAATCACACACCTAACACCGCATTAATgtagtttttttgtttttcgtttattttttgttttttgtttttttcttttttaacttATAACCACACTATGACACTAGGCACGCACCCTTTTCATTATTGGAAGGTTATAGAACTTTGAAGCAAAGATGACCCAAAGGATTTTATTATTTACGAATGTTATTtatattatgtaaaaaaaattagattaaaaaatttaatttaaaaaaattataaaaatttaaatttttgtacgtaaaaaaattaatttttgtgtaaaaaatgatttttgagtgtaaaaactaatttttttagtatgaAAATCagttttttagtataaaaactgatttctaaatataaaaactgattttttaaatttaaaactggttttttttatataaaaactggttatttttttaaaattagtttttattttaataactgATTAAAAAtcgatttaaaattttactaaccaattaataaccaattttattatataaaaccaatttagttaattaaccaaaattatatttttgattaactaaaaaattggtttgatttttgaattaACTAAACTATAAACACCCCTATTTCAAATGACTAGATGAAATTATTGGTGATGATGATGTTCAAAGTGTTAAGAAAGGCTTGAAGCTTAGATTGATAGATATATAAGAGATAATTCTGCAATTGGATCGGAAGAGACTTGTAAGAAGAATGATTCAATAAATTTGTTGGTAGTAGATGCACAATTTTGTGTATTTTATGGTTGGATTTATGATTGCAATTACTATCACTGTTTTGTTCAGCGACTTTGGGTGAAGGTGATTTTGCAGCTTTAGCATGAATGAAGTATTATAGGTAGTGTTTAAACCCGAGACTCAATGTTCTGAAAATCGGACTGGACTGGCCGGTCGGACTGATTCAATCAGAAATCGGCATGAAAAACGGTCCGATCCTTTTTTTAAAACCGTGATTCTCAAAACCGCTGAAAAATTGTTGAACCGGCCGGTAACCGGTTGGTTGAACCAGACCAGAAACCGACCGGTTCTTAAGAAACGAcgtcattttcatttttttaaaaaaaaataaaaaaaatcccaCCCCCACGCGAGTCCCTCACCCACATACCCCCCACCCCCACATACACCAAACACCCACACACTCAAGCCCTAAGGTTCTCCAAACGGCAAAACCTAAATTCCAGCTTTGTCAATGGAACTGCCGCCGCCGTCCGTGGTTGTCGGCCTCTCCGCGGTCTCCTCCTTCCCCTGTCCCAAATCCATACGGCCAGACCTTCTCTTCTAGGCTTTCTAGCTCGGCACGTCGTCCTATCTTCGTCGGTGACTTCGCTGTTCAAGGCTTCCAGCTGCTGCGCCGTCGTCGTCCTGCTGTCAGTGGAAGGTTAGTGAATTTGTTTTTGATTTTGAGCTGTCAAACCCAAAAAACTCCTAAGCTGCTTGAGGTTTTTTTGTTGTTTCCAATCCGGCACAACCTTGGATGAGAGCAAAAGTGACCCTTGAATTTCTTTTTCCCCTGTTTCAATCagcttttcattttttttttatttgtgtattGGTCTTTTGTTATTCAGCTTGTGAAGTTGTGATTGCTTTTAAGCATTTATCGTAGATTCAAAGTTGTAGTACTTTGATGGAAATTCTGAATGGATATCAAAAGCTTATTTCAAGGGACCCATAATCGCGAATCGTGATGGTGACTATTTGAATATCAGTTCATCCTTTATCATACCCTATATTTgtgataataattatatttgattCGATTATTCGGTTGCAGCTCATTTTCGTCGATATGTTTCTcatattttcattttattaaaaaaatttgagctAATTTGATTTTAATCTTCATATTATCGGAATAATAACGAAATGAAGGATGATGGCCATGGGAAGAGTGTTGTTTCTGCTATGGCCAAtgatgaaaatcaattttataataaGATTCTTGTTTTGTAATTGCTGGTTGCTGGGTGCTGGGTGCTGGGTGTAGGTTTAGTGTCATCATTGATTTGGAATGTTTTATAATGTACAATGTTTGTTGCTGTTTTGTAGTTGCTGTTTTGTAATTGCTGGTTGCAGGTTTAGTGTGATTATTGGTTAATGTTTTGTAATATTTGGTGCTGAAGGCTGATTATTGAGTTCAGATTTAGTTGTTTATTTTGACTTGGGTAAAGAGACTTATGGTCATTTTTTCCTGCCTTGTACCAATTCAGATGATTATTTTCAGAGGATGAGCACTTATTTATGTATCTTGAGAAACTGTTTCTGTTTGTTATGAGCACTTAGTTTCACCATGAAAGCTTAGTTTCACTAAATGATTTTCAAAGCAACTCATCCAAAATGGTGCTGCACAAATCCAAGTCTATTGTCTCTTAAAATCTGCATGCTCCTTCATTTGGTGAAGCCTTTCTAGCACTAGTCCACTGCCAACTTTGTTACTAATAATGTTATCAAATTTGTTTATTCAagtattatgtttatttttttcagtTGGATTTATGATAATTCATTTGATATTCTTCCTATTCTTGTGAGATATTTCTTTTAACATTTTGTGTACAGATGAGCAATTGTACTTAGTTGGTATCGTGCTTTCATGTGGCAATTTTGTatttactataaaaaaaaggaaatccTAAAAGAGTAATTCACCACTCCATTGGAAAAACTTCATACGACCCTATACCCGCAACTTAATACTTgcatatttataatttatttattattttattctaaagcGGTTTTTTCGGTTGAATTACTGGTTGAACCGATTAGACTAGTAAACCAATAAACTAGTAACTAGAGCAGTTTGATGACTGGTCTGATTTTCAAAACCTTGCTGAGACTACACATATTGGGACCACAAAGATTggatttgacaaaaaaaaaaaaaaaaaagctcaaAGTGCCAACAACAGTAGTTATTATTTATCTCAGAAAATACTTGGACTACCAATGACAGTTTTGTTGCCACACAATTGCTGACAGAGTTTAACTAGGGTTTATGGTAAATAAAAAGAAGGGAAAGTATGAGGAGTCAATggaatatttatacaatgtatacaatgaaagttataaaatattagagatataatcattagtgttacctttacgagaaaatacaaaatataagaGAGGCTCCAACAATTTTTAATGATGTCGTCCCAATGTTAAGCTGGTTAAAACGGGACACGTCAATCTATATTACGAGTTAGCTAAAATTGGCCAGGGACTATTTCTATCATTTGTTTCTATATATCGTCGAAGCTTTTCTTAAAGCCCCTGATGAGAAAGATATTAAGAGAGCATTTTTCAACATTGGCGCCTTTAAGGCCCCAGGAGAAGATGGTCTTCGAGGAGCCTTCTATCAGAAAATTTCTGTCCTTCCTCAAAGTTCAGTATTTTCTATCTTAATTATGCCTCTATATAAGTTAATTCTTACATGAAAATAATAATGCTATACATATGTGATATGCATACATGatgatgtatataaaaaatggtATAAGATTAAAATCTATCATTGTCTCTCTGTCTCTTATATTCTTGTTTAGTGTCATTAgtattattaaaaattgaagTCCATTCATTATAAGACTATTATATATACATCCAGCCATCGTCGAATGGACAGTTGGAACGaattaataacaaataaatcTTTTTTCTGGGATAAGCTGGACTAATGATGggtttaaaaattaatttaatttatgttagGCTTCTATAAATTGTAATTTGTAAGGGCTGAAGTGATGTAACTTGGATCTTTGATGTACAGAACTAGGTTACTATATATTTATCTTATGGGCATACATGATCTATATTTCAAGATCATGTGTACGCTCTTTTTTGTTGACTAGTCTATGATGTCATCATATTATCTCATTCAAGAACACGGCATCGATCGTCACGGAAAAAAAAATCCTATATATAAAGCACAACCCTCTTGCACTCAACTCAAACCAAACTCAACAATAATGATGGCCATAACCAAAACCCTCTCCATCTTCCTCGTCCTCGCCACCACATACCTCGCTGCTGCCAGGGCAGCACAGTTTGACATAATCAACAAATGCTCCTACACCGTCTGGGCCGCCGCGGTGCCCACCGGAGGCGGCCGGCAGCTTAACTCTGGCCAAACATGGACCATTCAGGTTGCTGCCGGCACGACCGCAGCACGCATTTGGGCCCGAACAGGATGCAGCTTCGACGGTTCAGGAAACGGACACTGCAACACCGGCGACTGCGGCGGTCGGCTCCAGTGCAGCGCATACGGCCAACCACCGAACACGCTGGCAGAATTCGCCCTAAACCAATACAACAACCTGGACTTCTACGACATATCCTTGGTGGACGGTTTCAACGTTCCCATGCAGTTCAGCCCCACCTCAAACGGGTGCACGCGCTCCATTAGCTGCACTGCCGACATCATCGGACAGTGCCCTAGCCCGCTGAAGACTAATGGCGGCTGCAACAACCCTTGCACTGTTTTCAAGACGAATCAGTATTGTTGCAATTCTGGTAGCTGCAGCGCCACTGATTATTCAAGATATTTTAAAACTAGGTGCCCTGACGCATACAGTTACCCTAAGGATGACCAGACAAGCACGTTTACTTGCCCCGGAGGAACCAACTACAAGGTTGTCTTTTGCCCTTGAACCTCCCGTACACCGCCGCtaattaattatgttaattAGCACCTCCAAATAAAGGGCCCACTTTGTACGTCTTGGGCGTATATAAATCTGTCATTAATATGATAATTAACACATGGAGTGTTCTTAATAAATTATTCATGGTGACAATAAAACATTAATGCTGTGTGTACATTTTCATTCTCATTACAGTTAGTATTATTGGCATCCTGCCTTACAGGTCGTTGACTACTTATTTCGATAATTAATTTAGATTAGTCTAATAATTAACTTTCTAATTTATTTAAGTAAGTATTAGTTCCAATAATTCAGTAATTCGTTGACTAAAGGCAAGCCCTTAaattaatacttttaaaaagaGTCGGTGAGTATAGCGTTTTGTAATTCAATTTCATGGCCGAAATTGTAAATTTTGTTATGCATGATCTATGATGTATTTATTTGTAAGCTAAAACACAGGTAATAATTATGAAGCTAAAACACAAATTATATCATACACTTTAGTCCATAAACAAAGAAGTTCACATTGCAGAACATGAAGCTAAGTCATCATATTCTTCTATGATTTAAGTCCACAAGGGTTTCTTTCCCAGTCAAGATAAGCCAAATAAAATGCCAAATAGTACTTGGAGCTAGCATGAAAGACCTCTCATACTTTGATTTGAAATATTTATTTGATTCGATAGTATATTATTCTCGACACTGATTTTCCACAAAGCGCGTTGAATAACAAGAAGGTATGTCAGAATCTGGGAAATAAAGTTGCATGATATGGACCACGGATAATGAAGAAGCAACAAGCTAATTAAGAGGGATAACCACCAatgcaaaatatttttttatttttaatcttcTTCGATTCCTTTCAAATTTTCTATCACACCTATCTTAATAAAAggtaaagtattttttttattcttaaaatttgtgatttttgttaaaaaatattcataatgtttaattttattcaattttgaacttatcattttttttgtcaaaattattCTTAAACGTTAATTCTATGTAAAATTTTAGgaataaatttaaaaacttttaaaGATAGTTTCAagacaaattaaatatattaaagacAAAATTGAATAAATAGAAAACGTtaagacaaaattaaataaaattaaacattagaaatatttttttaaaaaaatggtaaaagataattaaaatttattattttaactattatttaaccatcaatatttaaaaatatagaataaaatttgttgttgtattattagactaaaaaagctaaattaaaaaaattaaattaataactaaataatgactaaaaataataaattcaaataaccttaatattttctcttttaaaaaaaatattataaacataaaaaacaaaaaatatacctTATCCGTTAATCAAATTAACTAATCTTTTTTATGGATGCTCAACAAGAGAGAGTTGGACCACCAATAACATGTCAATCGAACAAAGACTCTTCGGACTTAGCATTAAGAAATAGTTGAAAAGTCCAACGCTTCCTCATcatctaattaaaatttataatcatATTTTCTGTAATTAAAATTCTtgccaagaagaagaagaattggttTCTACTATAATCATGCATATAGTGTCATATATAATAATCTGACGGTGTTTTCAATCAAAGTGTCATCCAACTAaaagtctatatatatatatatatatatatatatatatatatatatatatatatatatcatattaaTTGAGACTTAGTTATATTTACAGTCcaatttcattttatatatattaccaAATGCGATAAGATGTAAACGAACGTCTTTCTTAAAAGTGTTCTGATTATTTTAGATtgatttaaaattcaaaatacgTTAAATGAAAGCATCAAATTAATAAATCATAATAAGTTGACAACATGATGCTTTTTATTAAGAATTTTcacataaaatataatataatatgcAAACAAAGTTCAAAGATCCATAATTTTATGCGATTTAAATcgaaaataacataataaaatttaaatcttgtTCACATAAAATGAACTTAACCATGATAATTTCTTGTAAATCGAAAATAACATTCTAACTCATTTGGCACATAAAATTTGTAAAATGATCCCATATGTATTTAGTTTAGTTTCGATTCTGATCTATTTGAAAATTGTAAATTTTGGTATGCTTGacatttgaaattttgaatgtgTGAGTACTGAGTATATATAATATGGTGAATTCTATCCAACTCTctctaaaataacatgtaaATTGGTTATTATCTTAACTATAGTTgggttattttataatttattatttgagatgggtaattgtataattttttaaaatattaaaattctacCCCGTAAGCAGCGCTGACTTAGTTGCGATCTACTGCCTCTCACGCAATCTCTTTCTACAGTGCGTCATTCCTTAACGAGTCGTTGTAACTTTCCCGTTCTTCCCAATATAGCCAGCGCCGACTTTATTGCTATCTCCTGTCCTCTCACtcaatctcttttttttttgccatgGATCACTccttattaaatttttttcattaaaaataatataataaaataaatctattcaAAGTAATcaaaagtataattaaaatcaggaatatacaaatataataataaaatttgtactcTAAACAAGTAAACATATCTTTTAtcatacataaattatttaaaaaaatataaattattaaaattaataacacaaatttaaaatgataaaattcaactttcttacaagtattttttataatatttttattcttttaattttttatttattaatattttattatttaattaatgattaaacaaattatttttatgagaaatcattttttgtataatttcaAAGATGAgacctgttcataccctgacccaataataaaggcccaggtccaaacgAAAGGCCTAGTCCAGAGGATTGAGCCTTGCTGAGCACCGACCTTTGTACTAAGAAGTCGGTCTTGACTACGATTtgttctaaagaagtcgggacgGAGAATAGCTGgcggataaacactcattcaaatgagtaactacccctagaatctctctaaccacttccacgagtcatatcttaacctccctaagataatgggacggttaacaccctaaaaatatggcactactccaacggtggttattggttcacactataaatacactgacacccctcaggtatttCTAAGCCCAATACATTCTAagcctgctcacacccttgctaacttaggcatcgg
The Arachis stenosperma cultivar V10309 chromosome 7, arast.V10309.gnm1.PFL2, whole genome shotgun sequence genome window above contains:
- the LOC130940461 gene encoding protein P21-like, producing the protein MMAITKTLSIFLVLATTYLAAARAAQFDIINKCSYTVWAAAVPTGGGRQLNSGQTWTIQVAAGTTAARIWARTGCSFDGSGNGHCNTGDCGGRLQCSAYGQPPNTLAEFALNQYNNLDFYDISLVDGFNVPMQFSPTSNGCTRSISCTADIIGQCPSPLKTNGGCNNPCTVFKTNQYCCNSGSCSATDYSRYFKTRCPDAYSYPKDDQTSTFTCPGGTNYKVVFCP